A DNA window from Helianthus annuus cultivar XRQ/B chromosome 15, HanXRQr2.0-SUNRISE, whole genome shotgun sequence contains the following coding sequences:
- the LOC110911455 gene encoding protein PIN-LIKES 2 — MHRLLIGLQTSMNTMQEEIISAVVPLLKLLSLTVIGLILAHHKTQIIPKATFKLLSKLVFALFLPCLIFIDLGRSITLRNLFLWWFVPVNVVVSMLLGFLLGVVVVLLCRPPPQFRRFTIVMTACGNTGNLPIAILGSLCHSEDNPFGPNCHQRGVAYVSIAQWISVVLVYTLVYHMMEPPVEYYEIVEEENVESCGGGGGGGFGPLVVEAEWPPGVEETEISTKPFKDYSRNENDEEIQVTENRTEPISSKMVKKVRLVAEKTPIKNIFQPPTIASLLAIIIGSIPHAKSFVFGRDAPLSFITDSLEILGGAMVPSVMLVLGGMLAEGPYVSKLGLKTTVGVIVARLLVLPVFGIGVVGLADKMHLLIADDAMYRYVLLLQYATPSAILLGAVARMRGYAVSEASALLFWQHVFALFSLSFYIFAYSKLVSVV, encoded by the coding sequence atgcaTAGACTGTTGATTGGGTTACAAACTAGCATGAACACAATGCAAGAAGAGATTATTAGTGCAGTAGTACCATTATTAAAGCTGTTATCACTCACTGTTATTGGATTAATACTTGCTCACCACAAAACACAAATAATCCCCAAAGCCACATTTAAGTTGTTAAGCAAGTTAGTATTTGCTCTGTTTTTACCCTGCCTTATATTCATCGATTTAGGCCGATCGATTACGCTGCGTAATCTTTTTCTCTGGTGGTTTGTTCCTGTGAATGTGGTAGTTAGTATGCTGTTAGGGTTCTTGTTGGGTGTTGTGGTTGTGTTGTTGTGTCGGCCGCCACCGCAGTTTAGGAGGTTTACGATCGTTATGACCGCGTGTGGGAACACGGGGAATCTTCCGATTGCGATACTGGGCTCGCTTTGTCATAGTGAGGATAACCCGTTTGGGCCGAATTGTCACCAACGAGGTGTTGCGTATGTGTCGATCGCGCAGTGGATATCGGTTGTTCTTGTGTATACTCTTGTTTATCATATGATGGAGCCTCCTGTTGAGTATTATGAGATTGTCGAAGAAGAAAATGTTGAAAgttgtggcggtggtggtggtggtggtttcggGCCGTTGGTTGTTGAAGCCGAATGGCCGCCTGGCGTTGAGGAGACCGAAATTTCAACGAAACCGTTTAAAGATTATTCGCGTAATGAAAATGACGAAGAAATACAAGTGACTGAAAACAGAACGGAACCCATAAGTTCGAAAATGGTTAAGAAGGTTAGACTTGTTGCGGAAAAGACTCCGATCAAGAACATTTTTCAACCTCCAACAATAGCGTCTCTGCTAGCTATAATCATCGGCTCGATCCCTCATGCGAAGTCTTTTGTTTTCGGACGTGACGCACCGCTCAGTTTCATAACCGACAGTTTGGAGATCTTGGGTGGGGCCATGGTGCCTTCGGTTATGCTTGTGTTGGGGGGTATGCTTGCTGAGGGACCGTACGTGTCAAAACTTGGACTCAAAACAACGGTTGGTGTGATTGTGGCTAGATTGTTGGTGCTTCCAGTATTTGGAATCGGAGTTGTTGGTTTGGCTGATAAGATGCATCTTCTTATTGCCGATGACGCGATGTATAGATACGTGCTTTTGTTACAGTATGCAACCCCGAGTGCGATTCTTTTGGGAGCTGTTGCGAGAATGAGAGGTTATGCTGTTAGTGAAGCCTCTGCGCTTTTGTTTTGGCAACATGTGTTTGCACTCTTTTCACTTTCGTTTTACATATTCGCCTACTCTAAACTGGTATCGGTTGTATAA